A window from Candidatus Arthromitus sp. SFB-rat-Yit encodes these proteins:
- the mnmE gene encoding tRNA uridine-5-carboxymethylaminomethyl(34) synthesis GTPase MnmE produces MSTIVGLSTALSKSAVNIIRISGDKSLEIAKKIFHSKDDLTPNGIKYGFIKYDGEIYDEVLVSFMKAPKSFTGEDVIEINCHGGKLITTKIFDLVVSLGARVSDVGEFTKRAFINGKIDLTKAESIIDLINSRSDMELKCAINQKMGKLYNKLLIVKEHILNIISKIEVIIDFENEVEEVHSQDIKKDLEEVINILDDILKYKDQGILIKDGISTCIVGKPNVGKSSLLNYFCKFDRAIVTDIPGTTRDIIEEVVNFRGIVLNLFDTAGIRKSNDIVESIGINMTKEKIEESTLILFLLDGTTELSDEDFKIYELIKDKKFIVIINKCEIDNLFNAEDVCKKFNILSRDNVITLSVKENIGFEDLEKSIKDKFILNDLDSMEDSIILTNLRHVEALANTRMLLHNSLNLLNDSIPLDIISIDIRKALSFIMSITGEDVTESIIDNIFSKFCIGK; encoded by the coding sequence ATGAGTACAATTGTTGGTTTATCAACAGCACTTTCTAAAAGTGCTGTAAACATAATAAGGATTTCTGGAGATAAAAGTCTTGAAATAGCAAAAAAAATTTTCCATAGCAAAGACGATTTGACTCCAAATGGAATTAAATATGGATTTATAAAGTATGATGGAGAAATTTATGATGAAGTGTTAGTAAGTTTTATGAAGGCTCCAAAAAGTTTTACAGGAGAAGATGTTATAGAAATTAATTGTCATGGTGGAAAACTTATAACAACAAAAATATTTGATTTAGTTGTTAGTCTTGGAGCTAGAGTTTCTGACGTTGGAGAATTTACAAAAAGAGCATTTATTAATGGGAAAATAGATTTGACAAAGGCAGAATCAATAATAGATTTAATTAACTCTAGATCAGATATGGAACTTAAATGTGCTATTAATCAAAAAATGGGTAAATTGTATAATAAATTGCTTATAGTAAAAGAGCATATTTTAAATATAATTTCAAAAATAGAAGTTATTATTGATTTTGAGAATGAGGTTGAGGAAGTTCACTCTCAGGATATAAAAAAAGATTTAGAAGAGGTTATAAATATTTTAGATGATATTTTAAAATATAAAGATCAAGGAATATTAATTAAAGATGGTATTTCAACTTGTATTGTTGGCAAACCAAATGTTGGAAAATCATCACTTTTAAATTATTTTTGTAAATTTGATAGAGCAATTGTTACAGATATACCTGGAACTACTAGAGATATAATAGAAGAAGTTGTTAATTTTAGAGGAATTGTATTAAATTTATTTGACACAGCAGGAATTAGAAAAAGCAATGATATAGTAGAGTCTATAGGAATTAATATGACTAAAGAAAAGATAGAAGAGAGTACACTTATATTATTTTTATTAGATGGAACAACAGAACTTAGTGATGAGGATTTTAAAATATATGAACTTATAAAAGATAAAAAATTTATTGTTATAATAAACAAATGTGAAATTGATAATTTATTTAATGCAGAAGATGTTTGTAAAAAATTTAATATATTATCACGAGATAATGTAATTACTCTATCAGTTAAAGAGAATATTGGGTTTGAAGATTTAGAAAAATCTATTAAAGATAAATTTATATTAAATGACTTAGATTCTATGGAAGATTCAATAATATTAACCAATTTACGTCATGTGGAAGCTCTAGCTAATACAAGAATGCTTTTACATAATTCACTGAATTTATTAAATGATTCTATTCCACTTGATATTATATCTATTGATATCAGAAAAGCCTTAAGTTTTATAATGAGTATAACAGGTGAGGATGTAACAGAATCAATTATAGATAATATATTTTCAAAATTTTGTATTGGAAAGTAG
- the yidD gene encoding membrane protein insertion efficiency factor YidD: MKREKISVKIIKIYQKYISSNTIPRCKFYPTCSNYAILAYKKYNTIKATFLVIIRICKCNPLSKGGYDPLK, encoded by the coding sequence ATGAAACGTGAAAAGATTAGTGTAAAAATAATAAAAATTTATCAAAAATATATATCATCAAATACAATTCCTAGATGTAAGTTTTATCCAACATGCTCAAACTATGCTATCTTAGCCTATAAAAAGTATAATACTATTAAGGCTACTTTTTTAGTGATTATAAGAATTTGTAAATGTAATCCATTATCTAAAGGGGGATATGATCCATTAAAATAA
- the yidC gene encoding membrane protein insertase YidC codes for MFDSIINLLIKGFEGLHNIVFSIIPNVNLSYGLTIILAILIIKIITLPLHIKQIKTTKILQKIQPELQKIQAKYKSDPQKQQQQILQLYKDYQINPLSGCLPTFIQLPILLLFFQLFLRLPGLQENTISFLWIPNLAAKDPYFILPILAVVTGFLQGKLSIPASSSEDNKAQAQQSRVMNIVLSVMLGVFTISVSSAVGIYYVFSNIVSIIISMIINNVFKNDTELSKN; via the coding sequence TTGTTTGATAGTATAATTAATTTGTTAATTAAGGGATTTGAAGGATTACATAATATAGTTTTTAGTATTATTCCAAATGTTAATTTATCATATGGATTGACAATTATATTAGCTATATTAATTATTAAGATAATTACCTTACCTTTACATATAAAGCAAATAAAAACAACAAAAATTTTACAAAAAATACAGCCAGAGCTTCAAAAGATACAAGCTAAATATAAGTCAGATCCACAAAAACAACAACAACAAATATTGCAACTATATAAGGATTATCAAATAAATCCATTATCTGGATGTTTACCTACATTCATACAGTTACCGATACTTTTATTATTTTTTCAATTATTTTTAAGATTACCAGGTTTACAGGAAAATACGATTTCATTTTTATGGATACCTAATTTAGCAGCAAAAGATCCGTATTTTATATTGCCGATATTGGCAGTTGTAACTGGTTTTTTACAAGGTAAATTAAGTATACCTGCATCTTCATCGGAAGATAATAAAGCTCAAGCTCAACAAAGTAGAGTTATGAACATTGTATTATCAGTTATGCTTGGAGTATTTACAATATCTGTTTCTTCGGCAGTAGGAATATATTATGTCTTTTCTAATATAGTTTCAATTATAATAAGTATGATAATAAATAATGTATTTAAAAATGATACGGAATTATCAAAAAATTAG